cttatatatacCAGTTCCCTCAAAAGGAAAAGCTGTACCTTCATAGATTCTGAACTGTATCATACATTCAGTGGCCATCACAAGGAGTTAATAGGACTGACAGTATTCAGTAACGTAAACTACAAAGGTGTACTATGGACAGAACCCAGGGAGTATTGAACAAAGTTCAATAATTCAGCATGTATTTGACaaactaaatgaataaaaatggtagggaaagaaattttattttcaaggatTTGTGCAGACAATGgtgaataaaaaatttttatttcaactaTAAAAAGCTGAATTCATTCCACCCCAGTATAAGGGTTTATGGTGATGCCAGTTTGAATCTGAGGCAATATTGCTATCCCCATTCTTCCACACCTAAAAGACTCTCTTAGAGGAACAACTTCCTACAATTTTCAGTCAAAAATATACAACACATCAATCAAAGTAATGAGTTAAATAGGTTTCTGCTTATCTGCTCACATAAAGTCGACATGAAGTAAGCTGTGTATTTGTTTCTTGCTGTAAATTACCTTCACTTTGTGTACTTTTTGGTACATTCTGGCAAGAAAACATCTCAAATATAACAGTTCAAGAGTTTAGGTCAAGCTGACCCACCCAGGAGGCTGTAAAAATTGACTTGAACAAACTAGAACTGTGCAATGGGACGagtttaaaatatgaaacagCTCTAAGCACCAAGCTTAGAGATAGTAGCCCtattagaaaacaaaagtcaTTAAAGCTACAAAATAACAAGTGCAAAACATGCTGAACCTGTATTTCCAGGGAGTGACATCCCCACTGGCCAACAGGTTCCAAACTCACACCTACAAGGTGTAACTCTTCCTTCTGTTCCACTAGCTTTCCTTTCTCTCGTGTGAAAGATCCTCAGAAATGACAACGCACAACATATGAATCATTGACATTTACCTTGTGGACCAATTCCTGTAGCGATAACAGCCACAACTCCCAGCTGATCAGACATGTAGTGTTTATTTGATGACTTTCTATACTTCTAGGAACCCTCAAAGCACTAAATTGCGTATTTCAGAAACTAAACTTCCTAGCAGCTTTTGTTCTTTTGGAATAAAACAAAAGCCAATTTACTACCACAAAGGGGTCAACCACAGCTAACTTTTCCACAGTCAAATTTTACTTTAGTGAGCAATTCAACTGGTAGACCTCTGTCTATGCTTGCTTTTTacaataatttaattttagaccaactctttttttttttaaatagagaaattcTATACTTCATAAATGCAACAGTTAATCCTTCTGCAGATatgaggaggaggaaatggaTAAGTCTTCCCTTCAAATGTTGAATCATCTAAAATTATTTGCTCAGGAGTTACCATACTCCATGGAAAAGTCCAACAACCTCAATTGCAAACCTCTGTTTTCCACTACTTTAGAAGAACCCTCATTTCATTCATGGATTCTATGAACTGTCCAAACATGTCTATGCATGTCAGCAACTTCTCTCACTCATTCTAATTTCTCATGTTCTTATAATTTCCAAGAAACAGCTATAGAATACTGcaacattaagaaaaaattaagagtGGGCCAAGAAACACAACTAAAAATTCCCATAATAACCCAGATTTAAACAAAGAATAAGTTTGTATCTTGAAAAACATGACAAAACTTCCATCTAACATCACAATAAATTCTAGATGACTTTACTAGTATACAAATTAATATactagatttgtttatttttttctaccctAACAGCAAATATATTAAACAATTATTTCTTCAATAGTTTCTCTTTCCCCTAGTGGTGGCATTTAAAACAGTAACAGTATTGAGCACTCAGTAAtttagaaagtattttaaaagttttaggaGTAGCAACAGTTTCCATATACCATTTGATGGAGTGAAGTTTCCTTTAGGGAATACTGGTGAACAGAACAATGTTTCTTGTCTACCTTACTCCTTTCTGGTCTCATCACAGAAAGATAATTTCCAAATTTTATGCAGGCCCAGATTCTCTTGGCAAAACTCCTGAGCTACCAGCACACAACCATAGCTGTTTCATCTGTTCTCTTTTTTGCAGTGACGATCATGCGTCTCTCTTATGTCCCCAGATGGGTATATGAAAGAcaaattttcagagccaaaaagtTTCTTGGCATTGTATAACGCCTATttcccaccctgcccctccccccagccccctgcaaTTTCCCAAATCCAAatcaaactgttaaaaaaaagtcaagtctTGAAAATTCTTTCTCCTTCCAAGAAGTTTGACCACAGCCTATGTCCTTCCCTAATGAGCCTCAGTTTGAAAAGATCTGATGAGGGACtgaagaacaaaatagatgacaGATTTTTAAGCAGGAGACAAGTAATCGTATCACTGAGGGGTGTAATTTATCTGGACGTTAGATGCTCTCTGCTGAGGGCTGATTTACACACAGGTCAAAGGAAGTTGGCTTTTTGGAGTCCCCTGAAGCATAATGTTTGTAACCATGAGGAATTTTCCCCACATATGGTAGGGACAGATGCTGTGGTGTCATCCTGGGGACTTTGATGATTTTAGCTGAGCTCCCCTACGCTGGGCCCAGGCCCCGACAGGTTCTTCACCCTCATCCCCCTGGTTGGCAGTTGGTGAAATGGATGCTTTAGGATTCATTTTATAAACAGGACGTAAAAGGCCATTACAACACAGGCGATTGCCACAGCAGCATGCAGCCTGGTTCCAATCACAGCAGCTAgcgagaaaaaataaagagaaaagaaatcacaCCCTGCCCTTCATATAAGTACTGGCTTTCAAGGTGATATTTTGAAATCTATAGTCAGAGAGGAAGAGACCCATCAAGGGTCTCAAGAACCCACCCAGGAATGTATTTAAACACTACCCTTAGGCCCTAGGTTTTGGGGGAATATACTGTTTGTTTATATTTCGTCCTATTTTGAAAAAAGATTTAGGTAAGTAGGATTCCAGATGAAGGTgcccaaaataaaaagtaaaaaagcttTTTAGTTAATAAAATCAAAACTTAAAAGCAGCTCCAATATATTCTTtacaaaaattcagaaaaaactTTTCGTTGGAAAATATTCCTCCCAACAATTCCAATCCAGCCTGAAATTCTTTCATTCATGTACGTTTACTCTGTGGAGAATATGAATGCTAACGTGGAGCTCAAATGAACAATTATGTAAAAGTGGAACCACGTACAATCCCAGCCTACCTGACCCCCATTCTGAAGCACCTCGCTGTCCAGAGATGACAATCTCTCCCTGAACAGATATCTTACCTTTGTAAAACACACCCCAAACTCCCTTCTTCTCTGATAGCAGCCAGGTTTTGAGACGAGGTACTTTCTTGAAGTAGGCACAGGTGCAGACAAAGAGCAAACCAAATACGAGAATCCCATCCAAGGAGTACACTGTTACAGAAAGAGATGAAAACCTTTGGTGTGGATCTAGCTTGGGACAGGTGATCTTACTGGAGAACAGAGTGTGATATAACAGCAAGATGGTAACAGTGCCAGCCCTTGACAACAGGGAGCCAAGGTCCTGGGACTAGCAAGGTTAGCTTATTGTTCCTCAAATCATTTGCAGTCATCTCCCTTACAAAAATTTCACTGCCCCATCCTTTCCCTTTTCAAGAACTATAAGTTCTGAGAAGAATGTGTCTGTTTATGTGGAATCAGCCTCCTAGGAATGGCCAGTGTTGGCAACAGGTTGAGAGAGGCGTAAGAATCCTTGGAGCCTGAGCTGAGAGAATTAAACaagttcttattataaatcactcATGTGATACAGAAGAGCTAGATATTTAGCCAAGTCTCTCAGACGTGCATCTGGTGGTGAAGAATATGTTAAGGCAAAAGTAAAGTTTACTGGAAATTGCAAGAGTTAGAATCCATATGACTACAATTTTCCTATGCTTGTCTTACACTTCATGCATGAtgttctatttacaaaccaaatttCTGCCACAGTaacagattctttaaaaaaaaaaaagtatctgagACTTCAACATAGTGGGTCAATTGGGGGAAAAACAGCTTTTAACAATGATATTTCTTACATATGTAAACTGAGCTATTTTCTTATAATCACAGTGAATCACCCaagtgcaaataaataaataaataaacaaaaggggaTGGGTGACTAAAACCTATTCAGTAAATATGTGTCCAATTGCTCCCTTATTTCTTGGTTCAGATGATTGATTTCGTCCTCTAGATGATGTCCCTTCTTGTACTGTGTCTAGTAACCTCAGACTTCTGACCATCCAAGAAGCCCCAAAAGGATATTTTTACAAAAACCAGCATCTGCCAATTCTGAACCACTctatctccctctctccctgcagtAAACCTATCTCACAGCGAGGTGTCACACAGGAAAGGGTCCAGTAAATTAATACATACACTTAGTTTTTATGATGAACAGTACCTTTACGTGCTAGTCTTTGTCTCCCATAAGTTTTTGCAAAGCCAAAAGTTGTAAGGAGGTGAAATCTGAATCTTCAGTGCCAGGCTTATGAAGGTACTTTTGAGAAATGCTTTCCTGTGCCCCTCAAATCATACTGCCCAAGAGGAATTGTCATCTTCTTTCCTGTAAGATGGACTCTAAAGACCCTGTTTCCTCACAAAGGCCCTGTTTCCTGCCCTTCCCCGTAATTCCGAAATCATGTCTATAAAGTGTTTGAAGAGGCCTGGAAAATTAGGTCAGATaaacagggtggcaattgccacaTCATCTGTAGAAGTGGCAGTATCTTAAACCAACCCTTGCAACACTAGCCACGGTCTCCAGATGGGATCGCCCAGGTAGGACTGGAGAATCAAATTAAGAGAAAGCTTTCTGTCGTTTTAACAACACAAGAACTTTTTTAAGGGTCTGAATTCACCCCTCGAAAGTGTGGGGCTTGAAATCCTTTGTGATTTTTTGGTCCTCCCAACAAGCCTACTATCCAAAAGTATGAGAACGCAGAGGGCTGTGAGGAAGAGCCTCTCTTTTCCCCCCGAGCTAAAGCAATAGTTCAACCCGGACTGGCTTCTCGAAGTGGCTTGTAAGGGCCAGAACGAACTTCTAGGAGGCAAGAAGGGAAAACACAGGATAGGGACCAAAGACTCGGGTGGGCACAAGAGGCACTGGGGTTCCAGATGGGCACAGGACAGGGGATCCTGCGGAGGAGTATAGGGAACAGGAGTTGGGGCACCGAGAGGCCAAGGAGGGGACTTgggtgggagggggcggggagaacAGCCACGTAAGTCCCGGCTCCGCCCTCACCGTTTCCCCTTGTCCTGCACTCCCATCCTCCAATCTGGGAATTGGCTCTCACCGTTCGTCATGGCgactgggcctgggcctggataGGGGGTCCGGGGGCACCGGTGGTAGCGGCGAAGTCGGGATAACCCAGCTACCGCTTGACACTTCCCGATCCGGGCCGAGGCGACGGGGCAGGAGCCGTAGTACGCAGGCGCAACGGCAGAGAGGCGAGCGCTGAACGCAAATCAGAAGTGACTAGCAGATTGCCGAGCTAGGGAGCCTGCGTCGGGGGAGCTCGCGTGAATACATGCGGGTAAGAAGAGCGCGATCCACGAGGCTTCTTGCGTGGCCATGGTAACCAAGTCCCGTTTGAGTGCCCCTGTAGAGTTAGTGCTGGGACATATCCTAACCTGCTCGCGTCGTTGTGTTTGAAAAGGTAAAGGCGTGCAGTTTTACACTTTACGCTGTGGCAGCTGCTCTGTGTGTGCGTTTTGGTGTGTCTGTAAGCTGCAGCCCACCTACAACGGAAAGGTCTCCGTCTGCAGCTTTCATTTAAGAGAACCCGGACTGCAGGGGTTAAGAGGCGGCACCTGCGGCCTCCGGACTGCCCTTGCTGCGCGGCTCGCTCTTACTCCTTAGGGAAATCTGGATAGTTAGGCTGCGTCTGAACTTTCAAATGAAATTAGGAACATTATAACAAACAAGTCTCATATTTCATATGCTAAAGCTTCACGTTGTCGGGAAACGTTCAGAGAATTGCCTGTTTgtatagatttttctttaaactatTAGGATTGTCTCGAATATCTCCTGTGTTTAGTTAATGCAGGGATCACCTCGGCCACTTTGACCCGGAATCGGCGACATCGAGACAGCCCTTCTCACAACACTTCCACAACTTGGCGAAAGATATCGTCAGTTTAATGGTAGGGGCAGGGTGGAGGAGACATAGCCACAGATCCCGTTTTACACATTAAAATCTTTAATTGCACACAACTCGACCAGCTGCTTTATTAGAGTGCGGGCGAAAGTGCAACTGAGTTCTCCGAGGCTGAAATAAGGTTACTAGTCCGCAGTTGTTGTCAAGGTCCTAAAGGGACCCTCTACCCCTCTTGCTACAGTGCCATCTGCTGGCTACAGCCGGCTTGGTTACGCAGAAGAACATCTACCAAATAAAACTGGAGTGGAGAagccagccaaaaaaaaaaaaaaaaaaaaaaactccgaCGCAGGACAGGCCCCTTGCGAAAATATTCATAAATGCAGAAACcaacaaaaaacaataaaaactaagGCAGCAGTAGAGGACAAAATAAGACAAAGCAAATAAATGCGTGCACGTACATAGACAAATCCTCCTGCCGGAAAGAACTGCTAAGGACAGAAATCACAGCTGAAAAACTGGGAAGAATGGTTAGCTGTCTCCTTACTAGTTCAAAGGATAGCACTAGTCCACAATAtcctactgtttcttttttttccttgtgtctctttcttcttcttcctgcttttcccACTCTaacatttatttccttcctttttcccaccaccatatttttctttcccaggtttttaaaggtattttaccttttttattaaataaagtgAATCTCAGCAGATTTTTACTTCAAAATTAGTTGTACCaagaatttcatatttttaaaaattctattctgttttcttcctatAAAATTGGGTTATAATGGTTGCTCCTTTCTTGGGTTGttgaaggattaaatgaattactatttacaatagctggcATGAAGTAAGTTCTCCAATAACTGTTATCTTTTAGTGTTGttgttgatttatttaaaaaatatttactagtgtctactatgtgctgggcactttgCCAACTTTTCAGAAATAGAGGAAAAAAcgagtccctgccctcagggaacaAACTATATTGGGGAAGATAGATGAATAAACACATTTTAGTAGAGCACAGGCATTGTGTGTGTAAAGACATTACCTTTGATCTTCACAACTgttttgcagaatatttttccagtGAGCAATCTGAGCTCAAAGAAGGCACATGGGTGAGATCACAGAGCTagtctgtctgacttcaaagctcCCTTCCCCTGTTATCACACTGCCTCAAATTAGGACGCTGTCCACTGATACCGATCTTTGATGATTTTGTTCTAAGCATCAGTGTTTCTGTCATCCCGAAAAGCCCCATAGCCTCACGCCAAAGCCTGGGTCACTGGCTCTTGCAGCCCAAAAGCAAGGAATCAATAGAGCCCCACAGCCTGGAGACTCAATTCAGACAGTCCTTCCTCAGTTCATTTCAGCCTCCACTGGAGGACAGGAAGTTGTTGCCAAACGCCTGTCAGTCAAGAACAGTGGCCTGTTTGTTAGGCTTGTTGCAGTCCCTGTGGTGAACGCTCATCAGTCACCGGGACCATGACTATGGCATTCTGGTTTAACCAAAGAGTAAGTTCACTCCCAAAGGCACAGCTTGCAACAATAGCTTCATTTGAATCACAACATATTTGAAAAGGGATGTCAAAGAGGCATTAATTTATGCTACAAATATTTGTTCCAGGACCCCTAAATCTAAGGAATGCGCTAGCCTTTGGGAGCTCAAAGGTGAATGAGAAACACTTCGTATAGGAGACAGGCTGTGTGTATAAGTAAtcagaaaatacaatagaaagaAGTGTTGCAGGAAAATGAAAACTAAGTGCTGTGGGAGTGTAAGTACGTGCTTTCAGCCGGAGAGCTCAGGGAAAACTGGATGGAGGGGCAGACATTTTAGCTGGGCCCAAAAGTCATGTAGCATTTCAATAGAAAAGAAAGGTATTCTAGTGGGAAAGAGTAGTGTAATCAAAGGCTTGAAGATGGGAAAGTACAAGATAAGTTTGGGGTGTGGCAcagtcttcccttcctccttcactgCCTAACTCCATTCATCTCTCAGGCCTTAGCTCAAACTGTTGCCGGTAGGTGTAACTcttttccaggttcttgtcccatcccagaacgAATTCAGAGACGAGGCACAgtagttaaaaaaagtaaagtgaggatttattaagggatggatagtacatTCTCAAGGGGAGAGGGAataggctcaggtgagcagctgtccTGAGTGTTATTCatcaagttggttacatagggtgtaaaaatgaatgggcagaatatacATTGGGGAGGGAAAGATCTGGGGTCGTATTCCcagattttcatcccaactctatctttccaaagggaggagggatttttgtccttatttagtctagaTCGTAAGTGTCATGGCATTGGGGCATGATGGGTACtttaatctgcaaggctaattttattgtaatgagggcacaatgagcaaaaggttacatttggacactggaaattcctgccttttctcatctTCCTCGTTGGCCTCCAGGCTGCTTATCACCCCCAAAGTTGTGACTACTTATCAGTCttgaggttcctgcttttctttctctgcccagggacccttggtgcttacatgatgtatacTTTCCTGTATTCGGCCCGTgtctctcctttctgcccaattcctgccatttggcctgcttTCTCTGTTTGTATCTAGCTATCTGCCCGCTGTAACAAAACCTCATTTGCTGaaggtgagacaggaagggggcagggcacagccattcaaggagtgCCACAGCAATTAATagcaaaatggtgaaagattcaactccaagtaggccttgaggctcaggatgatgagagatttaacttctagtagatcttgggCTTCATTATATGcctattgtaatatattagcatggtgagtaacacgcccacaggcacaaTGGCAGTCCCGTGGCTAGCCAcaaaagagtgggaaatggccaacttcctgggaatacTAGCCCCTTCCctttagactggtccttccacttattagcatatgaagccaccaagcccataaaaaccagcaacacggcGTCTTGGCACCTCGCGGccgcctctctctctccatcttcggagacagcccacattctgtctatggaatgtgtacctacttttaatctgagcacccaacccccacacctcatggcatttctcttgcctttcaatgtgtctctctgaataaatctactttcactcaactgtggctcactcttgaattctttcctacgcTAAGCCAAGGAaccatgagacaggagggaagggagcagggcacagccactcaaggaatgacagcaacaaaaatggtggaagattcacctcctagttggccttgaggattaagaggtttaacttctcatagaccttgagcttcattatatgctcatagTAACAGCGGGATCAAATAACATGCCCTTGGGCatcatgacagccccaaggctaactgcaaaaggccaaagaatgggtggtggcccaatccctgggaatcccagccccttccccagggcagttggattgatcccacctgtaggtgtgtgaagctactgagaccataaaaagtgacaacacaACGCCTAGTGGCCCTTTCCGCTCTCTCCTTCCTTTGGAGACAGCCCGCACtatgtctatggagtgtgtacctacatTTACTTTAGCCTGAGCATCCAGTTCCCAcacctgtttc
This genomic interval from Vicugna pacos chromosome 9, VicPac4, whole genome shotgun sequence contains the following:
- the TMEM167B gene encoding protein kish-B isoform X2, giving the protein MTNVYSLDGILVFGLLFVCTCAYFKKVPRLKTWLLSEKKGVWGVFYKGKISVQGEIVISGQRGASEWGCCDWNQAACCCGNRLCCNGLLRPVYKMNPKASISPTANQGDEGEEPVGAWAQRRGAQLKSSKSPG
- the TMEM167B gene encoding protein kish-B isoform X1, with translation MTNVYSLDGILVFGLLFVCTCAYFKKVPRLKTWLLSEKKGVWGVFYKAAVIGTRLHAAVAIACVVMAFYVLFIK